A window of Gorilla gorilla gorilla isolate KB3781 chromosome 5, NHGRI_mGorGor1-v2.1_pri, whole genome shotgun sequence genomic DNA:
CATGTGCCGCCAAGCAGGGGTCGGGCCCAACACAAACTTCACCTGGCCTGGCTGCAAGAACACCTGTGGGTCCCGTTGGTCAGGACCCCGGGCCTGCGGGAGGAAGGGTGCCTGACCCTCAGGCAGGGGCTGCAGGCAGTGGCGGCCCCTGCGGTGGTCATCTTCACTGGCCGGTGTGTTGACATAGGTGTGGGACTGGGGAAAGAGTCCAAGTGAGGCAGGAGTGTCCCAGGgcagggagaaaagagaacagaagGGACAGGATGAGAGAAAAGAAGCACACAGAAAAAGACCTGGAGTTTCTTCTTCCTTGTCCTCCAACCCTTCTGAGGAAGCTGCTCCCTTTTGGGGACAGGAAGGGACCGTTACCATGTTCTTCCCCTTCCCGTGATCCTTACTGGGAGGAGGTGGCCTTATTTCCTATCCCTTGTCCCCACCCAGACCAACAGGGCAGGGGCTGGCCGGCTGTGTGCTCACCTGCTCATCAGGAGCAATGAGGGCATGGGTGGACTCTTCCCCAAGCGAGGGGTGCCGCAGGCTGCTTGTCGAGAGCCGCCGGGGAGCTGAGAATCGTGGGCCCTCTCCAGGGCAGCCATTGGAAAAGCTGGAGACAGTGTAGCCTAGAGCTGAGCACAGGAGAGACAAGCCCAGGAGAGGGGAACTTAAGCCACCTGACAACCACTTGCAGCTGTGTGTGTGGCATCCTGGGACTCCTCTAATGGAGGACAGATGTTCTCAGGGCCTCACAGTGGTTAAACCCCACTGAGCCGCCAGCCCCCCATTATCCTTCATCTTTCCTCTGCTCTTCAAACCCTGCCCTTTCCCTCAAGCTCAGCTTGAAGCACCTCACCACTGTTTCCATTATAGCCTCACCCAAAACGCATAAAGCACATCTTGTTGTCACTGGACCGTCCCTTTGCTTCATTCTAGGTCTGCCAGTAAGGTCCAGGGAAGCTCCTCAAAAAAAGGGACTGTGCTTCTATTTCTCCTGTCCCCCATGGGCCAGTCCAAGGAGCGCTGAATACCAAACAGGTGCCTGATCTGAATTCAATGACTGAATAAGCAGAAATTGTAGGACCCTCTCCAGAATACGGTCATGGCCAGGGATGCCTGCACCAGCAGCAAGGAAGGTATATGGGGATGACCCAATAGACAgaggaagaaagcaaaaaaacTCCAGACTGCCAATTCTACGGAAACCCAAAGTCTTCCTGTCTGCTCCCCAACCATCAGTCAATACAAGGCCCAGGACTCAACAACCTCAGTTTGAGTCACCTAGCCCAGCCCAGGACTTACCGATCCTCAAGAATGGTTCTGATCATGGACAACTGTCCTGGAAGGCTGGCTCACCCAGCCTTCTCCCAACCTGCCAGCTTAACTTGTCCCTCAGATTTGTCCTTcctgggcgtgtgtgtgtgtgtgtgtgtgtgtgtgtgtgtacactggGGTCTCCTCACCATTGGGCGGCTGGGGGGCTCGAGGGAGGTCAAGCTCAGCGGGGTGGCTATTGCGGGTGATGATGACAGGCTCTTCCATCACATTGATGCTGTTGCACTGCATCAGATCCTGAAGGAGGTTGAAGATTTCCTCAGCCCGGGAACACTTAAATGCAAATATTcctggagaaggagaggaagaaatgacCCTAGGCAATAGGGAAGGACCAGAGGAGCTCAACAGATGCACAATGTGCAGGAAATGTCCCTGAACTCCAGTCCCAGGCCTGTAGGGGCAGGAGAGCCTCTCCTCATCTTgagcattctttttcttttcttttttgagatggagttttgctcttgttgcccaggctggagtgcaatggtgcgatctcagctcactgcaacctctgcctcccaggttcaagcaattctcctgcctcagcctcccaagtagctgggattacaggcgcctgccactacacctggctaattttttgtatttttagttgagacggagtttcaccatgttggtcaggctggtctcaaactcctgacctcaggtaatccgcctgctgcggcctcccaaagtgctgggattacaggcatgagccaccacgcctggccctgagcATTCTTTCTAGGTCTTCTCTAGAATCCAAGAGCTACTAGAAAGGCTGGGTCCAAGGTACCCTGCCCCAGCACGCCCACACCACATTGAACACTCCAGCTATATTCCTCTGAAGCGAAATCATTTTCATAAGGATGTGTGTGTTCAGGGGTCACAAGAAGAGAATCAAAACCAAGGtggaggccgggcatgatggctcacgcctgtaatcccagcactttgggaggccaaggagggtggatcacctgaagtcaggggttcgagaccagcctggccaacacggtgaaaccctgtctctactaaaaatacaaaaaattagccaggcgtggtggtgggcacctgtaatcccaactactcaggaggctgaggcaggagaatcgcttgaacctcggaggtggagggtgcagtgagctgagattgtgccactgcacttcagcctgggtgacagagcgagactctgtctcaaaaaaaaagaaaaaagaaaagaaaaaaaaacaaaaccaaaagccaagGTGGAAAGGATAGTATTAGATGagtgaacattctttttttttttttttcggagacggagtctcaccctgttgcccaggctggagtgcagtggtgcgatctcagctcactgcaagctccgcctcccgggttcatgccattctcctgcctcagcgtcccgagtagctgggactacaggtgcccgctaccatgcccagctagttttttgtatttttagtagagacggggtttcaccgtgttagccaggatggtctcgatctcctgacctcgtgatccgcccacctcggcctcccaaagttctgggattacaggtgtgagccaccgcgcccagccaggtgaGCGAACACTCTGCCTCACGTGCTTCCCCCATCTTCCTCTGCCTAACACCCCCTGCTTCCTAGGAAAAAAAGCTCCATCCAGAGCACCAGCCCTCAGATCGCTGATGACAAGAGGGTCTACTCTGTTCTCTGCTTCTTCACTTATTAGCCCAGTGTGTGGCCAGAAAGCAAATGCCTACTGTCTATAGGTCCCTGACCTCATAGATTAAACTCTGGCACGGGAAGGAAGAAATCATGGGCAGACTAGCTAAAGGCAAATATGGCAAGGCAATCACAAGGCTCCTCAATGAGCCAGCCTTATAGCCCTTCAAATTGCAACACTGAAACTCAAGGTCCCAGGAACAGCAGGACTGGGCTGAGTGTCTGTCAATCAGGGGACTCAAAGATACCCTTGGGGTACTGGGCCAGCATGGACTCCTCTGTAACAGGGGGACCTGGGACCTAGGGGAGGCTACGTGGGGTGTGCCTGTGCATATACCTACAACTAAGACACAATTAGCCTGGGGAATGGGACAACTATGGTTTGCACAAATAGGATGGGGAGGAAACAGGGAAGAAAAATAACTACTCTGGCAAAATATGATGAGAAGTAGAAAAGACTGGGAAAGACTGGAGTTGTAGAGAACCCCGTGTTGGGGCCAGGCGTAGCCCCTCTGGGAACCCAAGTGTAGATCAAACATCACTAGGAGCAAGGATGCCTCTGCCCGCTCTGCCTGCTCACCCAgcgcccctgcctctgcctcatgAATTCCAAGGGTAAGATGCATGGAGGGAAGTCTCCTCCAGCAAACATGACCTCGGAGGCTCACTATTTTGTTGGCAGCCTCATCAGAGAAGCTTGTTCATTCCACCTCTGCACAGTCATAATCCCAAACTGCACTGAACACAATCCCATGCAGGATTCCTTTCGCACAGCTTAAGTCTGGATCCCAAGAGATAAATTCAGACTATGCCACTCCTTCAGAGAGCTGTGGCTGGCTCTAGCCTTGACCTTATGGAATAACCTACCACCCCTGACCTCTGACTGCAGGGAGAATACATCACACTCTACTGCCCACAGGTGATGGGGATAACACTAACCTCTTGAGGGCTAATCTATACATTAGGAACCCTGGAGTCCTGCATAAACCCCTATCCCAGGGTGGAGCAGGGCCTGGTACTCACCCTGGCCTGTCTGACATCGGCGGCCACTCTCAAAGGAGAAGAGGTTGGAGTCGTAGCCATAGCGCCGCAAGCAGAGGTAAGGCCAGCGGACGGCCTCACGCCGATGCAGGTGCAGCACCAGCTCACTCTGCGTCAGCTCCATCACCCCAGAGCCCAGCTCCACCCCCTCATCATCCACATTTGTCACCTGGAGGGGAGAAGACAGAATGGTCAATGAGTGAGTCCAACAAGCGTTTGCATGGGTCCCTGAGCCACTGGGAGACAATCTGATGCAGGACAAGAGGTGGGGAACCAAAGGTCATATCTGACTATCACAGACTCTACTGAATGCCACATAACTATATGAAGCAGTGCCATGGACCCACGGCAGTTCTCTGGGCAAATCCTACTTCTCTGGTGCTGAGTTTTGTCATATGGACAGTGAGGGAAGAGGTAGGTGGCTGACTTCCAAGGTCGGTTTGTTAGATAACAAATGTTAGATGACCCCAGACAGCCCATGCCTTAGTATCCAAGGGCCAGATGTTAATGAGGAAGGGGTTCAATTGTAAATTCAAAATCTTGAGACTGGGACACCCTGACCTAGGAAAGTCAAGCCCAAGGCAGAACCAATGCATATCTCCTCTACCACCTCCCCAACTGTGTGCCCTTACTGAGGGCCCCCTCTTCTGGTGGGCAGGAGAAACATGTGCTTCAACATGCTCCAGAATGAGGAAGGAGGAGGCTCCCTCTAcagagaggtgggcaggggagaGCACAGGTCGACTTGGGTCTGCCCTCAGCTTCCCACAGCAAACAGCAAACACTGATGTTGTGCTTACTGTGTGCTAAGcactatttaattaattaattaattaattttttgagatggcatctcgctctgtcacccaggctgaagtgcggcggtgcaatctcagcccactgcaacctccacctcccgggttcaagtgattctcctgcctcagcctcctgagtagctgggattacaggcgtgtgccaccatacctggctaatttttgtatttttagtagagacagggtttcgccatgttggccaggctggtctctaactcctgacctcaggtgatctgcctgccttggcctccaaaagtgctggtattacaggcatgaggcaccgtgcctggccactaagcactattttaaatactttacatatattaactcacaaatacagaattttgttttctctaaaaaaaaagggggggatatataaagttataaaaatatactGACAACAGTTCCAAAAGCACCATTATGGCATTTCTTCGTTCTTGGTAGTATCAAGAGCCATGAAAACAGCAGTGGTCTGGGCCTCTTTTCCTCAGGCTACTTGAGAGGGTGTGAGCTCAAGAAGTCTCCATAAGCCCACAACCTCAGCCTGGCATCTGATTTGCTGTTAGAGAAGCTGAGGCAACTCCATTAAATTGTGTCTGAGCCCAAGAGGCCATGTTGGGAACACAGGAGAGGAGAGGGCTCTGGGTACCTTGAACTTGGTGGGGTGGTTGTCTGGAACGCTGTCTCTGTTCAGGCAGCTGCAGCAGCTCCCCATGGTGTCAGAGCAGCCAGCCTGCCCTAGGAAAAACATACAGGATATGCGGGTCACCAACTTCAGCTTCAAAAAACCCTGCTCTGGGGAACTTGGGCAGAAGCACGTCATTGTGATCACCTACTCTGTCCAAGAGACTGTGTGATACAGACCCTCCCTCAAAGACTTCACATTCTCAATCCAGGGCCAGACACACATTGGATAAACGTTAATTCAAGTTACAATGTGTTAAGGATGAATGCCAATGGGGGGCTGGAGAGAGCTTCTCAGAGGTAACATTTGATCTGGACCTTGAGAAGTATGTAGGATTCTGACCCACGTAATGACAAGGAAGGCAGGGACACAGGCAGGAAGAAAAGTAGGGGTCCAGGAGAAGTGATCTGCAGCAGATGGAGGTGGGTGCCAGCCCGAGCCCCTTATTTGGATTCAGCAAAGAAACTGTCACTTGGGGGTCTCAGACACTTTGGCCTGTACCtgtctcttttttcctccctttttacCTCATCCATTCCACTTCATCGAAGTTCTCTCTTCTCCCTTACTACCATCCCAACATCCAGTGCAAATTTATCTTTCTGAAGTCCTCTTCAAATGAGTTGTTACATTGTGATCATAAAGATATATTCAGAAGACTGAACATTTAAAACCGTGCACAGTTTTAATAACCTCAATTGgatatttcttcattaaaaaaaaatgctgggtttccttccctttttctgaAGGGGAGAACAGAGGCCTTACTATTTGGCTCTTCCCCTCCAGGATTCCAGTACTTGGATTATATGTCACAATAGTCAGGACTGTGCCTAGAATGAAGAGGACACCACCCAGGCTTGAAAGACCTAAGGGAACAAGAAATGTATGGACCAATACCAAGCAGAAGTTTTAAGGGGTTGCAACTTGTCACAAGAAATGAGTCTGTAGGATTGGCTATCCTTCTAGAACTCCTGCTGAATGGTAAAGCTTTGAACAACCAGGTGACCTGTACCCTCTGTTCCTCGCAACTTGGGAAACACCATAAAACTGACCCCTATACACAGCTCTTACCTCACCCAGGCCATCGGGGAGCTGACCGTGGGAGGGGCATGGGGAAGGGTTCCCACTTTATTCCCCCCGTCCTTGGTGGGCTGTCATGGCAAACGCTCTGCAGAGAAGTCACCCGGATCCCTCTGGGATACACCTGGGGCTCACCTAGCATAGGAAACAGAGACATTGATTAACAAAACCTTCTATCTTCACCCCCAACTGTTAATGAAAACTGACCTGACAGTCCATCCCACCTGGGTATCTGTTCCAGCCCTAATGGAACAAAAACACcaatgaagaaagtaaaatcaAGGGCAAAGGGAGCACAAATCCCAAGCCCCACGGGCCCTGAGAGGGACAGACTCCCAGAACATCAATGAGTTTGAAGTCTAAGACGACCCAAGACCTTTTAAGTCACTTTAGATCTATCTCCCTCTGAGTCCTGTTACAACAAACACCAAAACCATCACCTTACCTTTGCAGAGAACTTTAACTCTACAAAGAGCTTTCTCAAAAGGACACTGTGATATAGTAGAGACAGCACTGGTTTAAGACTGAGGAAACCAATATTTCGGTCAGTTTTGTTGCTACTAAGTATCTGGGAGACTTAAGTCAACGCCCCCCCCAAACTCCCACCTAAGGCCTTAGTTTTTGGGGGAACCATCTATAAACTGGGGAGCTTCTAGCTTAAATAACTTGTAGAGGTAAAAACGTAAGACAAACTTCACTAAAATTGACATGTTCATCTTCCAAGACAGGCTGCTTCAATTTCGCATTTGGAAGCTTGATAGATTTTCTGCTCCCCAAGCTCTAAAAGGCCTAATTTAAACATAAATGTTAACAGTAAGCCAAAATTTCAGGGCATCTGAGCCCAAGGTAGACAAGTCAACAAGCCAGGACTCTGCAGACCCTGGACATCCCACAATCCTGCTCTGGAGAAACACGTCCCAGGGCCCCTTGCACCCTGCATCCTTGGACAACTTCCAGGTAAAAGGACCCCATCCCCTTGGTCTGGCTTATTTTCTGGAAGGAAGAAGCAGGCTCAGGGAGGTGTGCACAGACTAAAGACAGGTTGCTGGGAAAATACTGGGGCTTGAGCCACCGACGGGGCAGGGCGGGGGCACTGAAACGAAGAACTCTAGGGTGCAAGATGGGGGAGGGGTTGCATTTCCCTATCACCATCTCTTCTCCTTAAGATATCAGGATGTATCAGATAGCTCACTGAGGAGGGACTGCATTGAGTGGAAATGGGGAGAGGCCTCTGGTCTGGGATAGGTATGGATCAGGGGCAGGAGTGAGAGGGGGGTGTGGGGGCTGAAAATGTATGAGGACGTTTGGGGAAACATGAGCAAGAATTTTGGATGTGGGCATTTTGGATAGTGCAAGGAGAATGGGGATATGAGGGATCCTAGGAATTTCCGGGCAGTGGAAGCATTTGGGGGCATCCAAGAGAAATGGTGGGTCCGTGGGCATAGCAGGAGATTTGTTGAGTGAGTGAGGGGGTTCTGAGGGCTCCAGGAGATGCGATGATGTGTCCAGGGCGGAGAGGGTAGAGGTGGGTTGggggagccagaggctgcaggaCAGGCTACAGGACTGTCAAGGGGAATTTCTAGATGCCCGTAAGGAATGAGGAGGTCTGGGTGCGCGCTGTTCCCGgatccccgcccccagccccggtGCTCCGCCGCCTGCCCGCCGCCCGGGGCTTCCTAGGGAGGGAGTGGAGACTgcggcgcggcgcggcgcggcCTCGGTGAAGCCGCCTCGTCCCCGCCCCGCCGCGCCCCGACTCACATCGCCCCGCGGCCCGGGCGGCGCCGGGCCCCGCTCCCGGGTCCCGCTGCAGCAACCGCCGCCCGCCCGCAGCTAAGgcctccccgccccgccccgcggcCGCGGGGTCGGAGGTCACCGGCAGCACCAACGAGACGCTGCGGGCGGGCGGACCCGAGCGGGTGCGACCGGCACGCAGCCTAGAAGGTCCCTTTGGAGGACTTTGCAGTCGGGAGCAGTGAGCATGTGCAGACGCCAGAGGGCGCTCCTGGCCAGGGGCTGAGCAAGCCCGGAGGGGACAGGGCGGAGCCTGCGGCGGAGGCGGGGCGCGGAGGCGGGGCTGAGGACGCCAAAGTTGGGGGTGCTCCGGGGAGCGGAAAGGGGACGGAGGGTTGGGCGAGAAacgaagggaaggggagagggtcTGAAGGGACCTGAAAAGAGAAGGGCAAGACGATGGAACCCGGAAGAGGGTTGAGGGGAGGGCAAGGGGCCAGGGGGACCACTGGGGACAAGGGGGAGAGAACTGAAGGGAAACACGCGGAGGAGCGGGGCTGGGAGACCACAGGGAGAGTTTGGGGAGACCTGGGAACTGCGGAGAGACAGGGCTGCGGGCCCGGCGAGGCGTTTCCATTCACCGAATGGTTGAAAACCTAGCGTAAACGCGGCTCCCGGCCTCTGCTGGATGCCTGCTGGGCGCAGTCCGAGCCAGAGAGCCCTTGCACCTGCATGGCAGAGGCCGTGGAGCCCGCACATTTCCACCCTGAGATCCCACAaatgtggttttgttttcctttccccacccccacccccaatctGCAGCTCCAGGCCCCCCCGTGAGCCGCCCCTCTCCACCAGCCGGGGAGGGGCGGGCGGGGGCCGCTGGGGCGTGGGAGAGGAAGGGCCGCGCTATTAGGGCGGGCGGGGGCGGACGGGGGCGGGCGCTGAAGCCTTGGGGTGGGGACCGGGTGAGGGGCCTGACGGCAGAGTCGGTCCAGAACTGCCCGGACAGCGACGCACAGCGAGGGTGAGACCCCAGCGGAGTCCTGGTCCCCTCCCCTAAAATTCCAGCAGCCAGACCGGGAACCCCAGCGGACTCGGGAAACACCGCGTCCCAGCCCCGGAGGCGGGCCCGCCAAGTTCTAGAAAAACTTTGGGGATCTATCGAGAGGGCAGTTGGCGGGACTGGGCgctccccttccttctccctcccactGTCCCCAGAAATCTTCCCATCCTTCCACCTCCCCAAGCCCTAAGTCCTCTCGGGCTCTGCCCTTCAGGGCAGCGGGTGTTGGGGATGTCCAGCTCCTGAGCCCTCTTGCACCTGCACGGAGGCAAGACAAGGGGTTCAGCTCTGTCCCTTATCTGaggtgggagggggaagggaattATGGAAGGAATCCAGCTGGCCTGTTAGTAAGGGTGTTCCAGTGCTAGGTGGAGGTGGAGTTTGGCTGCCTTTGGGGAGATTGGAAGGGTGAGGAATAGAGGCCTGATTTCTGAGCGTTGTTTCTGTGTTGGACAATTCTATGCAAACTAGAGCCAAAATGGAAGAGGGTGCAAGTCCCCTCCTGGGGCCCCAGATGCCCCCTCCTTTCTTGCTGCCTGGAGCAGGGGCAGTGCTGTTGGTGGCTACTCCTGGTGTGAACAGCCCATCCTGGCCACCTTCCACAGGAAACCTGACCTGAAGgacagaagaggaaggaagcaggTGGGTGTGAagccaggaaggagggaagggtggCACAGGACATTTGAAGTGGGAGTGGAGGGGCGGTGCTGAGGAGGGTTCAGTGCTGGGAAGCAATATTAACTGTTACAGTCCAAACCCTCACCTCAACCCCAGTACGAATCCCTGGCCCAGTCCTAGAGAGGCCAGGGATTTGATGATGACCCTCCTCTGCCCAGCTACTTTCAGAATCTATACCAGCTCTCACAAGCCAGGTCCCCCTAAGGCTTCCCTTAGCCTCTggtatgatcttgggcaagttaattaACTTGTTTCAACTGTCAAGTGGAATAAAAGAGATTACCTCATAAGATTATTGTGAGGATGGactatattatgtaatattctagAAGAGTCCTTGGCACAgagtaaatattattaaaaagtttgctctggttatttttttctccagggtttgtgtgtgtctgtcccGAGCTCTGATCCCATTCTACCTGGTTTCATCTTTGTCTTACCCActatgagctccttgagggcgGGGCTCATCTTTTCTCTACATTAAtagtcgctttttttttttttttttttttgagacggagtctcactctgttgcccaggctggagtgcagtggcatgatctcagctcactgccacctctgcctcccaggtaggttggagcgattctcctgcctcagcctctggagtagctgggattacaggcacacattaccacgcccagcttatttttgtatttgtagtagagatggggtttccccatgttggccaggatggtctcaaaccactgacctcaggtgatctgcccgcctcagcctcccaaagtgctgggattacaggcataagccactgtgcccagccaatggtcacttcttttttttttttttttttttgagacggagtcttgctctgttgcccaggctggagtgcagtggcgcgatcttggctcactgcaagctccacctcccgggttcacaccattctcctgcctcagcctccggagtagctgggactacaggcgcccgccaccatgcccggctaattttttttatatttttagtagagacgaggtttacaccgtgttagccaggatggtctcgatctcctgacctcgtgatccgctcgtctcggcctcccagagtgctgggattacaggcgggagccaccgtgcccggccaatagtCACTTCTTACCCCCAAGATATTATGGTCGTATCAGGAGCTGCCGAGAGGAAAGCTGAAGAGATGAACTTAGATTATCCAATGCAATTGCTGCTAtatataaaagtgcaaggtgtTCCTCTGTCTTTGAGGAACTTATAGACTAGATTAGGAGCCGAGAGAGATGCAGGgagcaaagagaaaaacattaggTGCTAAATCTTGGGGCACTGCTTGCTTCAGGAGCTCAGGGAAGGGAGAGCTGGTGTGGtcacagaggctgagaagggcttCCTGGTAAGGGGATCCTTTAACCAGAGGCCCAAGCCTATATAGCTGGAAAAACTGGGCCCATGTAGGAAGTTGTGAACAAGGAGGCTCACTGGGGCTGTGGGTGCACGGTGAGAAACGGTGGAAGTTAAGGCTGATGAGGTAAGGAGAGAGTGCCCAAAGGCCCACCAGAAAGGCAAAGCGCCCTCTCCTTCTACCATGGGCCTCCTCTTACCTCCATCCCGATCTTGGGAGACCCCAGAATTTGAACTTCAGAAATTCTGGACCAAAAGACCTGACCTCAagacctggctctgccacttactagctgtttgACCTTGGGCATGCTACTCAAGGTCTGATCCTCAGTTGGgccatctgtaagatggggataatgCTACCTAAGTTGTTTGCGTGTTGGGAGGACTGAGGGAAATAATACCTATAAAGCACTTAACACTTCCTAGCACATTGTAACGGCCTAATACATGGAGGTGTTCTTATTGTTTTGGGGTAGGCTTTGCCACAAATGTCAGTGCAGAACTCTGGCTGGCCCCACCAAGAAGACAGCCCCAAGCCCCAGGATCCAGGTCCACCAGCCAACTCAGACAGTGACTCAGGCCACCTGCCGGGGGAGGACCCTGAGGATACCCATGCTCAGGTAGTAGAGTTGTGCCCTTCCTCTGAGACCAACATGTCCTCTATCCTGTGGAGTGGCCACCCTTTTCCACCAACCCGGAGGTAGTTGACTTCGTGCCTAATCTCttgttgcctttttcttttcaggAATTCCTGTCTCTGCACCTGCTTAGAACATGGGGTTTTGACT
This region includes:
- the FRS3 gene encoding fibroblast growth factor receptor substrate 3 isoform X1, with product MGSCCSCLNRDSVPDNHPTKFKVTNVDDEGVELGSGVMELTQSELVLHLHRREAVRWPYLCLRRYGYDSNLFSFESGRRCQTGQGIFAFKCSRAEEIFNLLQDLMQCNSINVMEEPVIITRNSHPAELDLPRAPQPPNALGYTVSSFSNGCPGEGPRFSAPRRLSTSSLRHPSLGEESTHALIAPDEQSHTYVNTPASEDDHRRGRHCLQPLPEGQAPFLPQARGPDQRDPQVFLQPGQVKFVLGPTPAWRHMVKCQGLCPSLHDPPHHNNNNEAPSECPAQPKCTYENVTRGLRRGAGWRLSPEEPGWNGLAHRRAALLHYENLPPLPPVWESQAQQLGGEAGDDGDSRDGLTPSSNGFPDGEEDETPLQKPTSTRAAIRSHGSFPVPLTRRRGSPRVFNFDFRRPGPEPPRQLNYIQVELKGWGGDRPKGPQNPSSPQAPMPTIHPARSSDSYAVIDLKKTVAMSNLQRALPRDDGTARKTRHNSTDLPL
- the FRS3 gene encoding fibroblast growth factor receptor substrate 3 isoform X2, with the translated sequence MGSCCSCLNRDSVPDNHPTKFKVTNVDDEGVELGSGVMELTQSELVLHLHRREAVRWPYLCLRRYGYDSNLFSFESGRRCQTGQGIFAFKCSRAEEIFNLLQDLMQCNSINVMEEPVIITRNSHPAELDLPRAPQPPNALGYTVSSFSNGCPGEGPRFSAPRRLSTSSLRHPSLGEESTHALIAPDEQSHTYVNTPASEDDHRRGRHCLQPLPEGQAPFLPQARGPDQRDPQVFLQPGQVKFVLGPTPAWRHMVKCQGLCPSLHDPPHHNNNNEAPSECPAQPKCTYENVTRGLRRGAGWRLSPEEPGWNGLAHRRAALLHYENLPPLPPVWESQAQQLGGEAGDDGDSRDGLTPSSNGFPDGEEDETPLQKPTSTRAAIRSHGSFPVPLTRRRGSPRVFNFDFRRPGPEPPRQLNYIQGSGLLCRRHGGGTRCFPVLAGVPRDISHRVSWSVSRLGREG